In one window of Poriferisphaera corsica DNA:
- the aspS gene encoding aspartate--tRNA ligase yields the protein MKKRTHSCGDLRKDHAGQTVTLAGWVNNYRDHGGVIFIDLRDRDGITQFVFHPETKAAHELAAKLRLEDVAQITGEVLERGLDDKGKSLKNDKLATGDIEVSATDLEILNKAETPPFVPNDAHKVSEEKRLQYRFIDLRQPRMQEILKTRHRVTKIMRDHFDENGFYEIETPFLCKSTPEGARDFLVPSRLQAGSFYALPQSPQLFKQILMVSGMEKYFQIVRCFRDEDPRADRQAEFTQLDVEMSFVEVEDIISTNESLMRKIWKQILDLEIPEIPRMAYDDAINNFGSDRPDLRFDMQLVDVTELASKTDFKVFTGAIAKGGIVKAIRVPGGASLTRKQTDALAEWVKDFGAGGLPITKVVDGNVSTGIAKFIEPISSELVAAMGAEDGDLICFGVDVKSAIVHRVLGELRVKLAHDLGLIKEDDWKWVWIVDFPLVEYREEEGRFFSTHHPFTAPNDEDIDKLETDPGAIKSKAYDLVLNGSELGGGSIRVHDMNMQKRVFKMLGIDEAEAEEKFGFLLNALKFGAPPHGGIAFGLDRIVMHLCGTTNIRDVIAFPKTQNGADLMLDAPSPVDEAQLKELSIRQNLTNEKIVKA from the coding sequence ATGAAAAAGAGAACTCACAGTTGCGGCGATTTACGCAAAGACCATGCAGGACAAACAGTTACGCTCGCAGGTTGGGTTAATAATTACCGCGACCACGGCGGTGTCATCTTCATCGACCTCCGTGACCGTGACGGCATCACCCAGTTCGTCTTCCACCCCGAAACCAAAGCCGCCCACGAACTCGCCGCAAAACTCCGTCTCGAAGACGTGGCGCAGATCACCGGCGAAGTTCTCGAACGCGGCCTGGATGACAAGGGTAAATCACTTAAAAACGACAAACTCGCCACCGGCGACATTGAGGTCTCAGCCACTGATCTTGAAATCCTCAACAAAGCTGAAACCCCACCATTCGTCCCGAATGACGCTCATAAAGTTAGTGAAGAAAAGCGTTTACAGTACCGCTTTATTGACCTGCGTCAGCCGCGCATGCAAGAGATCCTCAAGACTCGTCACCGCGTCACCAAAATCATGCGTGATCACTTTGACGAAAACGGTTTCTACGAGATCGAAACCCCATTCCTCTGCAAATCCACCCCTGAAGGTGCACGTGACTTCCTCGTCCCGTCCCGCTTACAAGCTGGCAGCTTCTACGCATTACCTCAGTCGCCACAACTCTTTAAGCAGATTCTCATGGTCTCCGGCATGGAAAAATACTTCCAGATCGTCCGCTGCTTCCGTGATGAAGACCCGCGTGCTGATCGCCAAGCTGAATTCACCCAGCTCGACGTCGAGATGTCTTTCGTTGAAGTCGAGGACATCATCTCCACAAACGAATCACTCATGCGAAAGATCTGGAAGCAAATCCTTGATCTTGAGATTCCTGAGATCCCACGCATGGCCTACGACGATGCGATCAACAACTTCGGCTCCGACCGACCTGACCTTCGCTTTGATATGCAACTCGTTGACGTGACTGAACTTGCATCCAAGACAGATTTTAAGGTTTTCACAGGTGCAATCGCCAAGGGCGGCATCGTTAAAGCCATCCGCGTTCCTGGCGGTGCCAGCCTCACACGTAAACAAACCGATGCACTCGCTGAATGGGTCAAAGACTTCGGTGCAGGTGGTTTGCCCATCACCAAGGTCGTTGATGGCAATGTTTCGACAGGCATCGCGAAATTCATCGAACCTATTAGCAGTGAACTGGTTGCAGCCATGGGCGCTGAAGACGGCGACCTCATCTGCTTCGGCGTCGACGTCAAGTCAGCAATCGTACACCGCGTCCTCGGCGAACTCCGCGTTAAACTTGCTCACGACCTTGGCCTCATCAAAGAAGATGATTGGAAATGGGTTTGGATCGTTGATTTCCCATTGGTTGAATATCGCGAAGAGGAAGGCCGCTTCTTTAGCACGCACCATCCGTTTACCGCACCTAACGATGAAGATATCGATAAACTTGAAACCGACCCGGGCGCGATCAAGAGCAAGGCATATGACCTGGTTCTCAATGGTTCTGAACTCGGCGGCGGATCGATTCGTGTGCATGACATGAACATGCAGAAACGCGTCTTTAAGATGCTGGGTATTGATGAAGCTGAAGCTGAAGAGAAGTTCGGCTTCCTGTTGAATGCTTTGAAGTTCGGTGCTCCGCCACATGGTGGTATTGCGTTTGGTTTGGATCGTATTGTGATGCACCTTTGCGGTACGACGAATATTCGCGACGTGATTGCGTTCCCGAAAACGCAGAACGGTGCAGACTTGATGCTTGATGCACCATCGCCGGTGGATGAAGCGCAGCTCAAAGAGCTTTCGATCCGTCAGAATCTGACGAATGAGAAGATTGTTAAAGCGTAA
- a CDS encoding polysaccharide deacetylase family protein, translated as MKRRLMLMLAGALVVGGCCANMSNHEIVKEEQQAMQEAHKAKLTYFEGAVVRGPKDEKVMSFVFTGGSFGEGMPYILETLKKHGIKGAFFFTGDFLENESFKPYVKEAYEAGHYVGPHSYGHPLYCDWGDRSKTLISRADFEADFEKNLRLIEDEYGIGRGELKWWIPPYEHYNTEVAGWATALGYPMFNLTNGTLTHADYTEATAKNYRDSETIWNSVFEYEAKHEDGLNGWVMLIHAGAGDGRPDKFFLKFDALINELKTRGYSFVRADELIEGTYK; from the coding sequence ATGAAACGAAGATTGATGTTGATGCTGGCAGGAGCGTTGGTGGTGGGAGGGTGTTGCGCGAATATGTCTAATCATGAAATAGTTAAAGAGGAACAACAGGCGATGCAAGAAGCGCATAAGGCAAAGTTGACGTATTTTGAGGGCGCGGTTGTGAGGGGACCTAAGGATGAGAAGGTGATGTCGTTTGTGTTTACGGGTGGGAGTTTTGGTGAGGGGATGCCTTACATACTTGAGACGCTGAAGAAGCATGGGATCAAGGGCGCTTTTTTCTTTACGGGTGATTTTTTGGAGAATGAATCGTTTAAGCCTTACGTGAAAGAGGCGTATGAGGCAGGGCATTATGTTGGGCCGCATAGCTATGGGCATCCACTGTATTGTGATTGGGGTGATCGTAGTAAGACGTTGATTAGCCGGGCTGATTTTGAGGCAGATTTTGAGAAGAATTTGAGATTGATTGAGGATGAGTATGGGATTGGACGCGGGGAGTTGAAGTGGTGGATTCCGCCGTATGAGCATTACAACACAGAGGTGGCGGGTTGGGCAACGGCGTTGGGATATCCTATGTTTAATCTGACGAACGGGACGTTGACGCATGCGGATTATACGGAGGCAACGGCAAAGAACTATCGCGATTCAGAAACGATTTGGAATAGTGTTTTTGAATATGAAGCTAAACATGAAGATGGATTGAATGGTTGGGTCATGTTGATTCATGCGGGGGCAGGTGATGGGAGGCCGGATAAATTTTTCTTGAAGTTTGACGCTCTAATCAATGAGTTGAAGACTCGAGGGTATTCGTTCGTACGAGCGGATGAACTTATTGAGGGGACTTATAAGTAG
- a CDS encoding UbiD family decarboxylase, producing MAFRDLQQFIAALESEGELHRISATVSPHLEVTEITDRVSKSPAHKKSIHAKSFDPHHAHLGGKALYFENIESSKHPLLINAYGSYRRLELALGCADIGLQGLADKIDQLLKPVPPSGLMDKMKKGLELAKIASFAPKVVKSGLSQQNVITGNDINLLDLPVIKCWPKDGDPTSVGYPLSPKQAGTAKGQGRYITLAHIYTIHPDDAGKPDGTPRPSRNVGMYRAQLIDEKHTAMHWHIHHDGAAHWRAWKKIGKPMPCAIVLGGESVLPYAATAPLPPGISELLFAGFLNNASIPLVKCKTIDMHVPANAEFVIEGHVDTTAASIGYDPRTGQTLGPGAVFEGPFGDHTGFYSLPDRYPIFTASALTHRNNPIYPTTIVGLPPQEDYYLGKATERLFLPPLRTLVHDVIDYDLPMFGCFHNCAFIKIDKQYPLQARRVMHAIWGAGQMAWTKSIVIVDKDVDVHDHEQVLFQLAANCDPGRDIEIVNGPLDILDHAAPRLGAGHKIGFDATRKIPGEECNGHPIRDYPPILEMSPDIKQQVTERWHEFGL from the coding sequence ATGGCTTTCCGTGACCTTCAACAGTTCATCGCCGCCCTCGAATCCGAAGGCGAACTTCATCGCATTTCTGCAACCGTCTCTCCCCATCTTGAAGTCACCGAAATCACCGACCGTGTCTCAAAATCACCCGCACACAAAAAATCCATCCACGCAAAATCATTCGACCCCCACCACGCCCATCTCGGCGGCAAAGCACTCTACTTCGAAAATATCGAATCATCCAAGCACCCCCTCCTCATCAACGCCTACGGCTCCTACCGCCGCCTAGAACTCGCTCTCGGCTGCGCCGACATCGGCCTCCAAGGCCTCGCCGACAAAATCGACCAACTCCTCAAGCCCGTCCCGCCATCGGGTTTGATGGACAAGATGAAAAAAGGTCTAGAACTCGCGAAAATCGCCTCATTTGCACCCAAAGTCGTCAAGTCCGGCCTCTCCCAGCAAAACGTCATCACCGGCAACGACATCAATCTCCTCGACCTCCCCGTCATCAAATGCTGGCCCAAGGACGGCGACCCCACCTCCGTCGGCTACCCCCTCTCACCCAAACAAGCCGGCACAGCCAAAGGCCAAGGCCGTTACATCACCCTCGCCCACATCTACACCATCCATCCCGACGACGCAGGCAAACCCGACGGTACTCCACGTCCCTCACGAAACGTCGGCATGTACCGTGCTCAGCTCATCGACGAAAAACACACCGCCATGCACTGGCACATCCACCACGACGGCGCTGCTCATTGGCGCGCATGGAAAAAAATCGGCAAACCCATGCCCTGCGCCATCGTCCTCGGCGGCGAATCCGTCCTCCCATACGCAGCCACCGCGCCGCTCCCACCCGGCATCTCCGAACTCCTCTTCGCTGGCTTCCTTAACAACGCATCCATCCCACTCGTCAAGTGCAAAACCATCGACATGCACGTTCCTGCCAACGCAGAATTCGTCATCGAAGGTCACGTCGACACAACCGCCGCCTCCATCGGCTACGACCCGCGCACAGGCCAGACTCTCGGCCCCGGCGCCGTCTTCGAAGGCCCCTTCGGCGACCACACCGGCTTCTACTCACTCCCCGATCGCTACCCCATCTTCACCGCCTCCGCACTCACACACCGCAACAACCCCATCTACCCCACCACCATCGTCGGCCTCCCCCCGCAAGAAGACTACTACCTCGGCAAAGCCACCGAACGACTCTTCCTCCCACCTCTCCGCACCCTCGTCCACGACGTCATCGACTACGACCTTCCCATGTTTGGCTGCTTCCACAACTGCGCCTTCATCAAAATCGACAAACAATACCCACTCCAGGCTCGCCGCGTCATGCACGCCATCTGGGGTGCTGGCCAAATGGCATGGACCAAGTCCATCGTCATCGTCGACAAAGACGTCGACGTCCACGATCACGAGCAAGTCCTCTTCCAACTCGCCGCCAACTGCGACCCCGGTCGCGACATCGAAATCGTCAACGGCCCACTCGATATCCTCGACCACGCCGCACCGCGCCTCGGGGCAGGGCATAAAATCGGCTTCGACGCTACACGTAAAATCCCAGGCGAAGAATGCAACGGCCACCCAATCCGAGACTACCCACCCATCCTCGAAATGTCACCCGATATCAAACAACAAGTCACCGAGCGTTGGCACGAGTTCGGCCTATAA
- a CDS encoding riboflavin synthase, whose protein sequence is MFTGIVQAKGRIAELQDIAMGKRLVVDRSTWKPANGYEPGQGESICCSGVCLTVIGQTETTLSFDVIAETLDKTKLGDLRAGDEINMEPAVFPNQPLGGHFMQGHVDEVGEIVDIQMSEEEVRVRVKPTEALMPYVVYKGSIALDGISLTIASVCLDTMTFEVALIPETLTVTTLGAAKIGDRLNLEADIISKTVVHNLNLAAKGQGKAGGVTLDMLKNAGGFTA, encoded by the coding sequence ATGTTTACAGGCATCGTACAAGCTAAAGGTCGTATCGCTGAATTGCAGGATATTGCAATGGGTAAGCGATTGGTTGTTGATCGAAGTACTTGGAAACCGGCGAATGGATATGAGCCGGGGCAGGGGGAGTCGATCTGCTGTAGCGGGGTGTGTTTGACTGTCATCGGCCAAACGGAAACAACGTTGAGCTTTGATGTGATCGCGGAAACGCTGGACAAGACAAAGCTGGGCGATTTGAGAGCTGGGGATGAGATCAATATGGAGCCTGCGGTGTTCCCTAATCAGCCATTAGGTGGACACTTTATGCAGGGGCATGTTGATGAGGTGGGCGAGATTGTTGATATCCAAATGAGTGAAGAAGAGGTGAGAGTGCGGGTGAAACCGACTGAGGCATTGATGCCTTATGTGGTTTATAAGGGATCGATTGCACTAGATGGAATCAGCTTGACGATCGCGAGTGTCTGTCTGGATACGATGACATTTGAGGTGGCCTTAATTCCTGAGACGTTAACCGTGACGACGCTGGGCGCAGCTAAAATCGGGGATCGGCTGAACCTCGAGGCAGATATCATCAGCAAGACAGTTGTCCATAATCTGAATTTGGCTGCGAAAGGCCAAGGCAAAGCAGGCGGTGTTACACTTGACATGCTGAAAAATGCAGGTGGTTTTACCGCGTAG
- a CDS encoding endonuclease/exonuclease/phosphatase family protein has protein sequence MNKLMKRIVMLAVVGMMAAGGIVGQVQAEELRVATYNVENMFDVFNDPYTQDEGTDVKFREELEQIAETLRVMNADVVVFSEVENEFVLKALVKEFLPDMGYDYVSAMRANDGRGIRNGVISLKPIVKATSYKWRTFTLPGYDKVYRFSRDLMHVTIQATDEKVVEVFGVHLKSKRDSSGDPKSAKRRLAEALEAKKIIDGVMNQSSDSWVVMAGDFNDTLDSAVMKSLLKDGKLKDMHEGMGKEERVTYLHGPYRSTIDFVLASDALAKRKVKGSELVLHDEELNKASDHAPVAVSFDLD, from the coding sequence ATGAACAAGTTGATGAAGCGGATTGTGATGTTGGCGGTGGTGGGGATGATGGCCGCGGGAGGGATTGTTGGTCAGGTTCAAGCTGAGGAACTGAGGGTGGCGACATACAACGTTGAGAACATGTTTGATGTGTTCAATGATCCGTATACGCAGGATGAGGGAACGGATGTGAAATTCCGTGAAGAGCTTGAGCAGATTGCGGAGACGCTTCGGGTGATGAATGCGGATGTGGTGGTGTTCAGTGAAGTTGAAAATGAGTTTGTTCTCAAGGCGCTGGTGAAGGAATTTTTGCCTGACATGGGTTATGACTATGTTTCGGCGATGCGTGCGAATGATGGTCGTGGGATTCGAAACGGGGTGATTAGCCTCAAGCCGATTGTGAAGGCAACGAGCTATAAATGGCGGACGTTTACGTTGCCGGGGTATGATAAGGTGTATCGATTTAGCCGTGATTTGATGCACGTGACAATCCAGGCAACGGATGAAAAAGTGGTGGAAGTATTTGGTGTACACCTGAAGAGTAAGCGTGATAGCTCGGGCGATCCGAAGTCGGCTAAGCGCCGATTAGCTGAGGCGCTTGAAGCGAAGAAAATTATTGATGGGGTGATGAATCAATCAAGCGATTCTTGGGTCGTGATGGCGGGGGATTTTAATGACACGCTTGATAGCGCGGTGATGAAATCGCTTCTGAAGGATGGTAAGCTCAAGGATATGCACGAAGGGATGGGCAAAGAGGAGCGCGTGACGTATCTGCATGGGCCGTACCGCAGTACGATTGATTTTGTGTTGGCGAGTGATGCGCTTGCAAAGCGGAAGGTTAAAGGTTCAGAGCTGGTGTTGCATGACGAAGAGCTGAATAAAGCTTCTGATCACGCACCGGTGGCGGTGAGTTTTGATCTTGATTGA
- a CDS encoding M56 family metallopeptidase, with protein MITWLLAFLLHSTLWCGFAWIVLRLRPTLHPRIREAIWYTAIAASLLTPTAQLLTSNQSSLWQIRLPESILAQSQHTERESNEQNASLNPLITASDNEERTYIYQSQIINYAWFAIAGLLLLRYTINVTSLNTRLRKRKSVTNINTKQKLTELSDKAQLSNIPRLTTSQSLGSPIAIGLGKNTEICIPNRALLELDDQQIDAILAHEIAHHIRRDTIRLFTLNLIRSIFFFQPLFHIASRDLHLAAEQQCDEWAATQINDPITMASCLTEVATWIIPKDKHIPVACMARRHSGLRSRVERLISPAASSKQAPAKRYCLLFSILIILSITSFAPAISMIEAEHSDDMDSLRNAPTLRSEHSNEYSEHQETTYNEHERRENSNSIGNEHR; from the coding sequence ATGATCACATGGCTCCTCGCATTCTTATTGCACAGCACTTTATGGTGTGGTTTTGCATGGATTGTCTTGCGCTTACGCCCAACACTTCACCCAAGAATACGCGAAGCGATCTGGTACACCGCAATTGCCGCCAGCCTGCTAACACCAACAGCACAACTTTTAACATCCAATCAATCCTCGCTGTGGCAAATACGTCTCCCCGAAAGTATTCTTGCCCAATCCCAGCACACCGAACGCGAATCAAACGAACAAAATGCAAGCCTAAACCCTTTGATCACCGCAAGCGACAACGAAGAACGCACATACATATATCAATCTCAAATCATCAACTACGCCTGGTTCGCCATCGCCGGTCTCCTCCTATTACGCTACACCATCAATGTGACCTCACTAAATACGCGATTAAGAAAACGAAAATCGGTCACAAATATAAACACAAAACAAAAACTCACTGAACTCAGTGACAAAGCCCAACTCTCCAACATACCACGATTAACCACCAGCCAATCCCTCGGCTCACCCATCGCAATCGGCCTAGGCAAAAATACCGAAATCTGTATCCCTAACCGCGCTCTGCTTGAGCTTGACGATCAACAGATCGATGCCATACTCGCTCACGAAATCGCCCACCATATTAGACGCGATACTATCCGCCTCTTTACGCTAAACCTGATCCGCTCCATCTTTTTCTTCCAGCCACTCTTTCATATCGCAAGCCGTGATCTCCACCTAGCCGCTGAACAGCAATGCGACGAATGGGCCGCAACTCAAATTAACGATCCCATCACCATGGCGTCATGCCTCACAGAAGTTGCCACATGGATCATCCCCAAAGACAAACATATACCTGTTGCCTGCATGGCTCGCCGACATTCAGGCCTAAGATCACGCGTTGAACGTCTCATTTCACCCGCTGCTTCATCAAAGCAAGCACCAGCCAAACGCTACTGCCTGCTGTTTTCAATCCTCATTATTTTGAGCATCACTAGTTTTGCACCCGCAATTAGTATGATTGAAGCCGAACACTCAGACGACATGGATTCTCTTCGTAACGCACCAACACTTCGTTCAGAACATTCAAACGAATATTCCGAACACCAAGAAACAACCTACAACGAGCATGAGCGTCGAGAAAACAGTAATTCAATAGGTAATGAACACCGATAA
- the asnB gene encoding asparagine synthase (glutamine-hydrolyzing), with product MCGIAGVVRRDRGAVGRELLERLLSKISMRGRDGAAGWMNHEQQVGLVHARHSVIDLPGGGQPMTAELDAKFGQLSVVFNGEIYNHRALRKELEGIGHKFTSDHSDTEVLLHGYREWGGKMMEKLEGMFAFGIWDQSNRSLFLARDRSGKKPLFYWRSDKGIVFGSTVSVVLAGMKSMSAMNVEVDGEAMLQYLRFGYTGGRSLVKGIEELEPGCWALAGNDGQLWSERYWEWPGVTGMVRVADKYDDDTAELIARSHLTLKQAVAKRLEADVSLGCFLSSGIDSSVVAALAQEAMYERGLGKLKTFCVEMPEKSYDESRASKIIAKHLGTEHVTLRTPVGDAFSDLEYLMNSCGEPTADSSILPTYWLCKAAREHVKVALSGDGGDELFCGYDRYQALRMMGKHGWWLKGMPSGMFKGTDAKNRRVRMGRLVDAAKAKGGVGQKYRRMVEIFDDELIGEVGGQKAKDALLAEDGFVMDGWAEIEAGMKLGGGNGDVMNTAMRWDFSHYLVNDILRKVDRASMGVPLEVRCPILDQDVCELAMRMKGKKLMVDGMQKGVLRRIAGMYLPKDLTQREKMGFAVPIGRWFQWELRDELRDRLLDGNLEAMGFEMEAVRRLMNEHQVGEKDHTHRLFGLLQLSIWWKWLNG from the coding sequence ATGTGCGGTATTGCTGGTGTCGTGAGACGTGATCGTGGTGCGGTGGGTCGTGAGCTATTGGAGCGGCTGCTGTCCAAGATTTCGATGCGTGGGCGTGATGGTGCGGCGGGTTGGATGAATCACGAACAGCAGGTGGGTTTGGTGCATGCGAGGCATAGTGTGATTGACTTGCCGGGTGGTGGTCAGCCTATGACCGCGGAGCTTGATGCGAAGTTTGGCCAATTGTCGGTGGTGTTTAATGGTGAGATTTATAATCACCGGGCGTTGCGAAAAGAGTTAGAGGGGATTGGGCATAAATTCACATCGGATCATAGCGATACTGAGGTGCTGTTGCATGGGTATCGTGAGTGGGGCGGGAAGATGATGGAGAAGTTGGAGGGGATGTTTGCGTTTGGGATTTGGGATCAATCGAATCGGTCGTTGTTCTTAGCGCGAGATAGATCGGGGAAGAAGCCGCTGTTCTATTGGCGGAGCGATAAGGGGATTGTGTTTGGTAGCACGGTGAGTGTGGTGTTGGCGGGGATGAAGTCAATGAGCGCGATGAATGTGGAGGTGGATGGCGAGGCGATGCTGCAGTACTTGCGTTTTGGTTATACGGGCGGGCGCAGTTTGGTGAAGGGGATAGAGGAGTTGGAGCCGGGCTGCTGGGCGCTTGCGGGGAATGATGGTCAGTTATGGAGTGAGCGGTATTGGGAGTGGCCGGGGGTTACGGGGATGGTTCGGGTGGCGGATAAGTATGATGACGATACGGCAGAGTTGATTGCACGTTCGCATTTGACGCTGAAGCAAGCGGTTGCGAAGCGGCTTGAAGCGGATGTGTCGCTAGGGTGTTTTTTGAGTAGTGGTATTGATTCGTCGGTGGTAGCAGCGCTTGCGCAGGAAGCAATGTATGAGCGTGGTTTGGGTAAGTTAAAGACGTTTTGCGTGGAGATGCCTGAGAAGAGTTATGACGAATCGAGGGCGTCGAAGATTATCGCGAAGCATTTGGGGACGGAGCATGTGACGTTGCGTACGCCGGTGGGCGATGCGTTTAGTGACTTGGAATATCTGATGAATAGCTGTGGGGAGCCGACGGCGGACAGTTCGATCTTGCCGACGTATTGGTTGTGCAAAGCAGCGCGTGAACATGTGAAGGTGGCGCTCTCGGGTGATGGTGGGGATGAGCTGTTTTGTGGTTATGATCGCTATCAGGCGCTTAGAATGATGGGCAAGCATGGTTGGTGGCTGAAGGGTATGCCGAGCGGGATGTTTAAGGGAACGGATGCGAAAAATAGGCGTGTACGGATGGGGCGATTGGTTGATGCGGCTAAGGCGAAAGGCGGGGTTGGCCAGAAGTATCGACGGATGGTGGAGATTTTTGATGATGAATTGATTGGTGAAGTTGGTGGGCAGAAAGCAAAGGACGCGCTGCTTGCAGAGGACGGGTTTGTGATGGACGGCTGGGCGGAGATTGAGGCGGGGATGAAGTTGGGAGGCGGAAATGGGGATGTGATGAATACTGCGATGCGATGGGATTTTAGCCATTACCTTGTGAATGACATTTTAAGGAAGGTTGATCGGGCGAGTATGGGCGTTCCTCTGGAGGTGCGCTGCCCGATATTGGATCAGGATGTGTGTGAATTGGCAATGCGAATGAAGGGTAAGAAGTTGATGGTGGATGGGATGCAGAAGGGTGTATTGAGAAGGATTGCGGGGATGTACTTGCCGAAGGATCTGACGCAACGAGAAAAAATGGGGTTTGCTGTGCCGATTGGGAGATGGTTCCAGTGGGAGCTTCGGGATGAGCTGCGTGATCGATTGTTGGATGGGAATCTTGAGGCCATGGGCTTTGAGATGGAAGCTGTGAGGCGGCTGATGAACGAGCATCAGGTGGGTGAGAAGGATCACACGCATCGGTTGTTTGGTCTGCTGCAGCTGTCGATCTGGTGGAAGTGGCTCAATGGGTGA
- a CDS encoding glycosyltransferase family 4 protein: MSLRILIVDTIVDGHHLNYVRLIIEALRGEHVDVVFATAEDVRERAEYETYLADLSDSFELVDEFASDRKVLPYSKLWRRMSGDWIMTLVDQYKPDELIVSYGNGITQYLGMQRLIRRLDWSERKMRSHAVILSPRYAYDLKGIKERLRNWLSIKLTKASPWDTIFSIDPLVVKYLEKHEPMLARRVVGTADPVPMDERMERAEARERLGIGEERGALLGIAGLIDARKGVPRLIDAFEKTCADNHGTKLLLAGKHRENVIKHLSEKNEALRERVICLNRYLSDEEFRAFFNAVDVVCVPYPDHVGSASLVLRAAQAGKLVLGTDRHWIGWAIEEYGLGIRCDVMDPEQFSRGIEKVLSYDVVVDEAGARRLSELNSEQAFRETWQRVVLGERVMVEA, from the coding sequence GTGAGTCTGAGAATTCTTATCGTCGATACGATCGTTGATGGTCATCATTTAAATTATGTTCGGCTCATTATTGAAGCATTGCGTGGTGAGCACGTGGATGTTGTTTTCGCAACCGCCGAGGATGTGCGAGAGCGGGCTGAGTATGAGACGTATTTAGCAGACTTGAGCGATTCATTCGAATTGGTTGATGAGTTTGCGAGTGATCGGAAGGTGTTGCCTTACAGTAAACTTTGGCGGCGGATGAGTGGTGATTGGATCATGACGTTGGTTGATCAGTACAAGCCTGATGAACTGATCGTGTCATATGGAAATGGTATCACACAGTATCTTGGCATGCAGCGTTTGATTAGACGGTTAGATTGGAGCGAGCGAAAGATGCGTTCTCACGCGGTAATTCTGAGTCCACGGTACGCGTATGATTTAAAGGGTATCAAAGAGCGGTTACGTAATTGGTTGAGTATAAAATTAACGAAGGCGTCGCCTTGGGATACGATTTTTTCGATCGATCCATTGGTGGTGAAGTATCTAGAGAAGCATGAGCCAATGTTAGCAAGGCGTGTTGTGGGAACAGCCGATCCTGTGCCGATGGATGAAAGAATGGAACGGGCTGAGGCGAGAGAAAGGCTGGGAATTGGTGAGGAAAGGGGGGCATTGCTTGGTATTGCGGGGTTGATCGATGCAAGAAAAGGTGTGCCACGACTTATTGATGCGTTTGAAAAAACGTGTGCTGATAATCATGGGACGAAGCTGTTGCTGGCAGGGAAGCATCGAGAGAACGTGATTAAGCATCTCTCAGAAAAAAATGAAGCGCTACGTGAGCGTGTCATTTGTTTGAATCGGTATCTGAGCGATGAAGAATTTCGAGCGTTTTTTAATGCGGTCGATGTGGTGTGTGTCCCGTATCCGGATCATGTGGGGTCGGCGAGTCTCGTGCTTCGCGCGGCTCAGGCGGGGAAGTTGGTCTTGGGTACGGATCGGCATTGGATCGGGTGGGCAATTGAAGAATATGGTCTGGGAATTCGTTGTGATGTGATGGATCCAGAACAGTTCTCACGGGGTATTGAGAAAGTCTTGAGCTATGACGTTGTGGTGGATGAAGCGGGGGCAAGAAGGCTTAGCGAGTTGAACTCTGAGCAAGCTTTTCGTGAGACATGGCAGCGTGTTGTGCTTGGAGAACGCGTGATGGTGGAAGCTTGA
- a CDS encoding MBL fold metallo-hydrolase yields the protein MEDTKTIQIHTFPLGAYQTNCYVLEAPNKACWIIDAGTDPDALIACIKDNELKPEKLLLTHAHHDHIEGVFKVREAFPDIPIYIHESEKEFLTDTTLNLSAIVGIPAVAPEADHYLEHGQVLHLAGIPFEVRHTPGHSPGGVGFYQPENHFIISGDTLFAGSVGRYDFPTSDGPTLGKSILEQLYTLPDDTVVYPGHGPSTSIGQEKQTNPFVRP from the coding sequence ATGGAAGATACAAAAACCATTCAAATACACACTTTTCCCCTTGGTGCATATCAAACCAATTGTTACGTCCTCGAAGCTCCGAACAAAGCATGCTGGATTATTGATGCGGGGACTGATCCTGACGCACTCATCGCCTGCATAAAAGATAATGAACTAAAGCCAGAAAAACTGCTTCTCACACATGCGCACCACGATCACATCGAAGGCGTTTTCAAGGTTCGTGAAGCTTTTCCTGATATCCCAATCTACATTCACGAATCAGAAAAAGAGTTCTTGACCGACACCACTCTTAATCTTTCCGCTATTGTCGGCATCCCCGCCGTTGCGCCCGAAGCTGACCACTATCTCGAGCACGGCCAAGTACTCCATCTTGCCGGTATCCCCTTCGAAGTTCGACACACACCCGGCCACTCCCCCGGCGGCGTTGGTTTCTATCAACCAGAAAACCATTTCATTATTTCTGGTGACACCCTCTTCGCAGGCTCAGTGGGCCGATACGATTTCCCAACATCCGACGGCCCCACCCTCGGCAAGTCGATCCTCGAACAACTCTACACCCTTCCAGACGACACCGTCGTCTACCCCGGCCATGGCCCCTCAACCTCCATCGGCCAGGAAAAGCAAACCAACCCCTTCGTTCGCCCATAA